A part of Aegilops tauschii subsp. strangulata cultivar AL8/78 chromosome 2, Aet v6.0, whole genome shotgun sequence genomic DNA contains:
- the LOC109746609 gene encoding glyoxylate/hydroxypyruvate reductase HPR3 isoform X3 produces the protein MASTVGAVARAPAAGGKPSVLYLRRANDGLAAALRARYRVHSLYDSGAPLLAFLAGAAAARGGGEPPRAAVVVGGGAIQVDAAFLDAAPCLRCVVTTAAGLDHVDLAECARRGVAVAGAGETFSADVADHAVGLLLDVLRRISAADRFVRRGLWPARGDCSLGSKLSGKRVGIIGLGSIGTLIARRLEAFGCTISYHSRRAKDSATISYKYFPSVINLALESDVLIVACSLNNQTKHIVNKEVLEALGKDGVIVNIARGGNVDEAALICALKGGGIAGAGLDVFEKEPEVPAELLSMENVVLTAHEAVFTVESASDISDLMIGNLEAFFQAEHEYHVWFAPVAAAFLKNQVCT, from the exons ATGGCATCCACCGTCGGCGCCGTGGCGCGGGCGCCTGCCGCCGGCGGGAAGCCATCGGTCCTCTACCTTCGCCGCGCCAATGACGGTCTCGCCGCCGCGCTGCGCGCGCGCTACCGCGTCCACAGCCTTTACGACTCGGGCGCTCCGCTCCTGGCGTTCCTCGCCGGGGCCGCGGCCGCCCGGGGGGGCGGTGAGCCCCCGCGGGCCGCCGTCGTCGTCGGCGGAGGCGCCATCCAAGTCGACGCCGCCTTCCTCGACGCGGCCCCGTGCCTCCGCTGCGTCGTGACCACCGCCGCCGGCCTGGACCACGTCGACCTCGCCGAGTGCGCGCGCCGGGGCGTCGCCGTGGCCGGCGCCGGTGAGACATTCTCCGCTGACGTGGCGGATCACGCCGTCGGGCTCCTCCTCGACGTGCTCCGGCGCATCTCGGCGGCCGACCGGTTCGTCCGGCGCGGGCTGTGGCCGGCGCGCGGGGACTGCTCGCTTGGCTCCAAG CTCAGTGGCAAGCGAGTAGGCATCATCGGTTTGGGGAGCATCGGTACATTGATCGCGAGGCGGCTCGAGGCATTTGGCTGCACCATCTCCTATCACTCCAGAAGGGCCAAGGATTCAGCTACCATCTCTTACAAATATTTCCCCAGTGTCATCAACTTGGCTCTCGAGTCTGATGTGCTCATCGTCGCGTGCTCTCTCAATAATCAAACAAAGCACATTGTCAACAAGGAAGTCCTGGAGGCGCTAGGGAAAGACGGCGTCATTGTGAACATTGCCCGCGGAGGGAACGTCGATGAGGCGGCCCTAATCTGCGCACTCAAGGGAGGGGGGATAGCGGGCGCGGGCCTCGATGTCTTTGAGAAGGAGCCTGAGGTGCCGGCAGAGCTACTCTCCATGGAAAATGTGGTGCTCACAGCGCATGAGGCCGTCTTCACTGTGGAGTCGGCCTCTGATATTTCGGACCTCATGATCGGGAACCTTGAGGCGTTCTTCCAAG CTGAACATGAATATCACGTCTGGTTCGCTCCAGTAGCTGCTGCATTTCTGAAGAACCAGGTGTGTACAT GA
- the LOC109746609 gene encoding glyoxylate/hydroxypyruvate reductase HPR3 isoform X4 has product MASTVGAVARAPAAGGKPSVLYLRRANDGLAAALRARYRVHSLYDSGAPLLAFLAGAAAARGGGEPPRAAVVVGGGAIQVDAAFLDAAPCLRCVVTTAAGLDHVDLAECARRGVAVAGAGETFSADVADHAVGLLLDVLRRISAADRFVRRGLWPARGDCSLGSKLSGKRVGIIGLGSIGTLIARRLEAFGCTISYHSRRAKDSATISYKYFPSVINLALESDVLIVACSLNNQTKHIVNKEVLEALGKDGVIVNIARGGNVDEAALICALKGGGIAGAGLDVFEKEPEVPAELLSMENVVLTAHEAVFTVESASDISDLMIGNLEAFFQGKPLLTPVLPEQML; this is encoded by the exons ATGGCATCCACCGTCGGCGCCGTGGCGCGGGCGCCTGCCGCCGGCGGGAAGCCATCGGTCCTCTACCTTCGCCGCGCCAATGACGGTCTCGCCGCCGCGCTGCGCGCGCGCTACCGCGTCCACAGCCTTTACGACTCGGGCGCTCCGCTCCTGGCGTTCCTCGCCGGGGCCGCGGCCGCCCGGGGGGGCGGTGAGCCCCCGCGGGCCGCCGTCGTCGTCGGCGGAGGCGCCATCCAAGTCGACGCCGCCTTCCTCGACGCGGCCCCGTGCCTCCGCTGCGTCGTGACCACCGCCGCCGGCCTGGACCACGTCGACCTCGCCGAGTGCGCGCGCCGGGGCGTCGCCGTGGCCGGCGCCGGTGAGACATTCTCCGCTGACGTGGCGGATCACGCCGTCGGGCTCCTCCTCGACGTGCTCCGGCGCATCTCGGCGGCCGACCGGTTCGTCCGGCGCGGGCTGTGGCCGGCGCGCGGGGACTGCTCGCTTGGCTCCAAG CTCAGTGGCAAGCGAGTAGGCATCATCGGTTTGGGGAGCATCGGTACATTGATCGCGAGGCGGCTCGAGGCATTTGGCTGCACCATCTCCTATCACTCCAGAAGGGCCAAGGATTCAGCTACCATCTCTTACAAATATTTCCCCAGTGTCATCAACTTGGCTCTCGAGTCTGATGTGCTCATCGTCGCGTGCTCTCTCAATAATCAAACAAAGCACATTGTCAACAAGGAAGTCCTGGAGGCGCTAGGGAAAGACGGCGTCATTGTGAACATTGCCCGCGGAGGGAACGTCGATGAGGCGGCCCTAATCTGCGCACTCAAGGGAGGGGGGATAGCGGGCGCGGGCCTCGATGTCTTTGAGAAGGAGCCTGAGGTGCCGGCAGAGCTACTCTCCATGGAAAATGTGGTGCTCACAGCGCATGAGGCCGTCTTCACTGTGGAGTCGGCCTCTGATATTTCGGACCTCATGATCGGGAACCTTGAGGCGTTCTTCCAAGGTAAGCCATTGCTCACGCCAGTGCTTCCGGAGCAAATGCTGTAG
- the LOC109746609 gene encoding glyoxylate/hydroxypyruvate reductase HPR3 isoform X2 produces MASTVGAVARAPAAGGKPSVLYLRRANDGLAAALRARYRVHSLYDSGAPLLAFLAGAAAARGGGEPPRAAVVVGGGAIQVDAAFLDAAPCLRCVVTTAAGLDHVDLAECARRGVAVAGAGETFSADVADHAVGLLLDVLRRISAADRFVRRGLWPARGDCSLGSKLSGKRVGIIGLGSIGTLIARRLEAFGCTISYHSRRAKDSATISYKYFPSVINLALESDVLIVACSLNNQTKHIVNKEVLEALGKDGVIVNIARGGNVDEAALICALKGGGIAGAGLDVFEKEPEVPAELLSMENVVLTAHEAVFTVESASDISDLMIGNLEAFFQAEHEYHVWFAPVAAAFLKNQDKSKEHLPGQVVVTG; encoded by the exons ATGGCATCCACCGTCGGCGCCGTGGCGCGGGCGCCTGCCGCCGGCGGGAAGCCATCGGTCCTCTACCTTCGCCGCGCCAATGACGGTCTCGCCGCCGCGCTGCGCGCGCGCTACCGCGTCCACAGCCTTTACGACTCGGGCGCTCCGCTCCTGGCGTTCCTCGCCGGGGCCGCGGCCGCCCGGGGGGGCGGTGAGCCCCCGCGGGCCGCCGTCGTCGTCGGCGGAGGCGCCATCCAAGTCGACGCCGCCTTCCTCGACGCGGCCCCGTGCCTCCGCTGCGTCGTGACCACCGCCGCCGGCCTGGACCACGTCGACCTCGCCGAGTGCGCGCGCCGGGGCGTCGCCGTGGCCGGCGCCGGTGAGACATTCTCCGCTGACGTGGCGGATCACGCCGTCGGGCTCCTCCTCGACGTGCTCCGGCGCATCTCGGCGGCCGACCGGTTCGTCCGGCGCGGGCTGTGGCCGGCGCGCGGGGACTGCTCGCTTGGCTCCAAG CTCAGTGGCAAGCGAGTAGGCATCATCGGTTTGGGGAGCATCGGTACATTGATCGCGAGGCGGCTCGAGGCATTTGGCTGCACCATCTCCTATCACTCCAGAAGGGCCAAGGATTCAGCTACCATCTCTTACAAATATTTCCCCAGTGTCATCAACTTGGCTCTCGAGTCTGATGTGCTCATCGTCGCGTGCTCTCTCAATAATCAAACAAAGCACATTGTCAACAAGGAAGTCCTGGAGGCGCTAGGGAAAGACGGCGTCATTGTGAACATTGCCCGCGGAGGGAACGTCGATGAGGCGGCCCTAATCTGCGCACTCAAGGGAGGGGGGATAGCGGGCGCGGGCCTCGATGTCTTTGAGAAGGAGCCTGAGGTGCCGGCAGAGCTACTCTCCATGGAAAATGTGGTGCTCACAGCGCATGAGGCCGTCTTCACTGTGGAGTCGGCCTCTGATATTTCGGACCTCATGATCGGGAACCTTGAGGCGTTCTTCCAAG CTGAACATGAATATCACGTCTGGTTCGCTCCAGTAGCTGCTGCATTTCTGAAGAACCAG GATAAAAGCAAGGAACACCTCCCTGGTCAGGTGGTGGTAACTGGCTAA
- the LOC109746609 gene encoding glyoxylate/hydroxypyruvate reductase HPR3 isoform X5, which translates to MASTVGAVARAPAAGGKPSVLYLRRANDGLAAALRARYRVHSLYDSGAPLLAFLAGAAAARGGGEPPRAAVVVGGGAIQVDAAFLDAAPCLRCVVTTAAGLDHVDLAECARRGVAVAGAGETFSADVADHAVGLLLDVLRRISAADRFVRRGLWPARGDCSLGSKLSGKRVGIIGLGSIGTLIARRLEAFGCTISYHSRRAKDSATISYKYFPSVINLALESDVLIVACSLNNQTKHIVNKEVLEALGKDGVIVNIARGGNVDEAALICALKGGGIAGAGLDVFEKEPEVPAELLSMENVVLTAHEAVFTVESASDISDLMIGNLEAFFQG; encoded by the exons ATGGCATCCACCGTCGGCGCCGTGGCGCGGGCGCCTGCCGCCGGCGGGAAGCCATCGGTCCTCTACCTTCGCCGCGCCAATGACGGTCTCGCCGCCGCGCTGCGCGCGCGCTACCGCGTCCACAGCCTTTACGACTCGGGCGCTCCGCTCCTGGCGTTCCTCGCCGGGGCCGCGGCCGCCCGGGGGGGCGGTGAGCCCCCGCGGGCCGCCGTCGTCGTCGGCGGAGGCGCCATCCAAGTCGACGCCGCCTTCCTCGACGCGGCCCCGTGCCTCCGCTGCGTCGTGACCACCGCCGCCGGCCTGGACCACGTCGACCTCGCCGAGTGCGCGCGCCGGGGCGTCGCCGTGGCCGGCGCCGGTGAGACATTCTCCGCTGACGTGGCGGATCACGCCGTCGGGCTCCTCCTCGACGTGCTCCGGCGCATCTCGGCGGCCGACCGGTTCGTCCGGCGCGGGCTGTGGCCGGCGCGCGGGGACTGCTCGCTTGGCTCCAAG CTCAGTGGCAAGCGAGTAGGCATCATCGGTTTGGGGAGCATCGGTACATTGATCGCGAGGCGGCTCGAGGCATTTGGCTGCACCATCTCCTATCACTCCAGAAGGGCCAAGGATTCAGCTACCATCTCTTACAAATATTTCCCCAGTGTCATCAACTTGGCTCTCGAGTCTGATGTGCTCATCGTCGCGTGCTCTCTCAATAATCAAACAAAGCACATTGTCAACAAGGAAGTCCTGGAGGCGCTAGGGAAAGACGGCGTCATTGTGAACATTGCCCGCGGAGGGAACGTCGATGAGGCGGCCCTAATCTGCGCACTCAAGGGAGGGGGGATAGCGGGCGCGGGCCTCGATGTCTTTGAGAAGGAGCCTGAGGTGCCGGCAGAGCTACTCTCCATGGAAAATGTGGTGCTCACAGCGCATGAGGCCGTCTTCACTGTGGAGTCGGCCTCTGATATTTCGGACCTCATGATCGGGAACCTTGAGGCGTTCTTCCAAG GATAA
- the LOC109746609 gene encoding glyoxylate/hydroxypyruvate reductase HPR3 isoform X1, producing MASTVGAVARAPAAGGKPSVLYLRRANDGLAAALRARYRVHSLYDSGAPLLAFLAGAAAARGGGEPPRAAVVVGGGAIQVDAAFLDAAPCLRCVVTTAAGLDHVDLAECARRGVAVAGAGETFSADVADHAVGLLLDVLRRISAADRFVRRGLWPARGDCSLGSKLSGKRVGIIGLGSIGTLIARRLEAFGCTISYHSRRAKDSATISYKYFPSVINLALESDVLIVACSLNNQTKHIVNKEVLEALGKDGVIVNIARGGNVDEAALICALKGGGIAGAGLDVFEKEPEVPAELLSMENVVLTAHEAVFTVESASDISDLMIGNLEAFFQVYHACKSHVAEHEYHVWFAPVAAAFLKNQDKSKEHLPGQVVVTG from the exons ATGGCATCCACCGTCGGCGCCGTGGCGCGGGCGCCTGCCGCCGGCGGGAAGCCATCGGTCCTCTACCTTCGCCGCGCCAATGACGGTCTCGCCGCCGCGCTGCGCGCGCGCTACCGCGTCCACAGCCTTTACGACTCGGGCGCTCCGCTCCTGGCGTTCCTCGCCGGGGCCGCGGCCGCCCGGGGGGGCGGTGAGCCCCCGCGGGCCGCCGTCGTCGTCGGCGGAGGCGCCATCCAAGTCGACGCCGCCTTCCTCGACGCGGCCCCGTGCCTCCGCTGCGTCGTGACCACCGCCGCCGGCCTGGACCACGTCGACCTCGCCGAGTGCGCGCGCCGGGGCGTCGCCGTGGCCGGCGCCGGTGAGACATTCTCCGCTGACGTGGCGGATCACGCCGTCGGGCTCCTCCTCGACGTGCTCCGGCGCATCTCGGCGGCCGACCGGTTCGTCCGGCGCGGGCTGTGGCCGGCGCGCGGGGACTGCTCGCTTGGCTCCAAG CTCAGTGGCAAGCGAGTAGGCATCATCGGTTTGGGGAGCATCGGTACATTGATCGCGAGGCGGCTCGAGGCATTTGGCTGCACCATCTCCTATCACTCCAGAAGGGCCAAGGATTCAGCTACCATCTCTTACAAATATTTCCCCAGTGTCATCAACTTGGCTCTCGAGTCTGATGTGCTCATCGTCGCGTGCTCTCTCAATAATCAAACAAAGCACATTGTCAACAAGGAAGTCCTGGAGGCGCTAGGGAAAGACGGCGTCATTGTGAACATTGCCCGCGGAGGGAACGTCGATGAGGCGGCCCTAATCTGCGCACTCAAGGGAGGGGGGATAGCGGGCGCGGGCCTCGATGTCTTTGAGAAGGAGCCTGAGGTGCCGGCAGAGCTACTCTCCATGGAAAATGTGGTGCTCACAGCGCATGAGGCCGTCTTCACTGTGGAGTCGGCCTCTGATATTTCGGACCTCATGATCGGGAACCTTGAGGCGTTCTTCCAAG TCTACCATGCATGCAAATCCCATGTAGCTGAACATGAATATCACGTCTGGTTCGCTCCAGTAGCTGCTGCATTTCTGAAGAACCAG GATAAAAGCAAGGAACACCTCCCTGGTCAGGTGGTGGTAACTGGCTAA
- the LOC109746601 gene encoding calvin cycle protein CP12-2, chloroplastic, producing MASALTNVSLSTFAPTARGDVLARPQVAPARVTFPTAYRGSGALSCRAGGPATPPGISDKMSDSIKEAQETCSEDAASGECAAAWDEVEELSAAASHARDKLKDSDPLENYCKENPETDECRTYDS from the coding sequence ATGGCGTCCGCGCTCACCAACGTGAGCCTGTCTACCTTCGCGCCCACGGCCAGGGGCGACGTCCTGGCGAGGCCGCAGGTGGCCCCCGCCCGCGTCACCTTCCCGACGGCGTACCGCGGCAGCGGCGCCCTCTCCTGCAGGGCGGGCGGGCCGGCCACGCCGCCGGGCATCTCCGACAAGATGTCGGACAGCATCAAGGAGGCCCAGGAGACGTGCTCGGAGGACGCCGCCAGCGGCGAGTGCGCCGCGGCGTGGGACGAGGTGGAGGAGCTCAGCGCCGCGGCCAGCCACGCCCGGGACAAGCTCAAGGACTCGGACCCGCTCGAGAACTACTGCAAGGAGAACCCCGAGACCGACGAGTGCCGCACCTACGACAGCTGA